A portion of the Celeribacter baekdonensis genome contains these proteins:
- a CDS encoding P-II family nitrogen regulator, with translation MKLIIAAIKPFKLEEVREALTGIGVRGMMVTEIKGFGSQSGHTEIYRGAEYAVNFVPKVKLEIVVGDAMAEQVVETIASTAKTDKIGDGKIFVLDVEGATRVRTGETNDDAI, from the coding sequence GTGAAACTCATTATTGCTGCAATCAAGCCGTTTAAGCTTGAAGAAGTCCGTGAAGCGCTGACTGGTATCGGCGTTCGGGGCATGATGGTGACCGAGATCAAGGGCTTTGGCTCGCAGTCTGGTCACACCGAAATCTATCGCGGCGCAGAATATGCCGTGAACTTTGTGCCGAAGGTGAAACTTGAGATCGTCGTGGGTGATGCCATGGCCGAGCAGGTTGTCGAAACCATCGCATCCACTGCCAAAACCGACAAGATCGGCGACGGCAAGATTTTTGTTCTCGACGTGGAAGGCGCAACACGCGTCCGTACCGGCGAAACCAACGACGACGCGATCTGA
- a CDS encoding transglycosylase domain-containing protein encodes MTEPRRGKSKLVAERRYPAKKQAPKAQTQKAAPQKAKAKKPARSRRSPRKAPSSLFMRLFGGLFGWVFRLIWIVTSRVALVGALVLGIAVFYIYTTLPQFSDLLDGRARGSVTLMDRNGSVFAWRGEQFGGQITADTVSPYLKEAIIATEDRRFYKHFGVSPRGVASAIKINLSEGRSALSGHGGSTLTQQTAKLLCLGVPFDPKTWKNQTEYEADCRQGSLTRKIKEAVYALAMEARYSKDDILSIYMNRAYLGAGANGFEAAAQRYFGKSAAEVNIAESAMLAGLLTAPSRYAPTSNLERSQERAGIVLLLMNQQGYITDDERAYAKAHPAELSDTAEKRAGGYFADWVMGAGPDFLTRDTTEDVVIDTTFDQRIQTAAEDALTWVFENKVREGSKAQAAIIVMSADGAVRAMVGGRKLKVSGAFNRATQAKRQPGSSFKPFVYATALDMGWSYDSPIVDEPLTLSIPGSGPWSPQNYDRKFHGTVTLTDALRHSYNIPAVKLAMDAGLENVRTVAEMFGIESDLAQGPALALGASETTLLEMTGAYAGILNGGSSVTPYGLKSLRLKGDDTPLMGQDGGLGERVITPESAQELIYMMYNAVQSGTGERAQIPGVEVAGKTGTTQAARDAWFMGFTADYVAGVWMGYDDNAPLTGVTGGGLPAEIWQKTMEKVQEGLEPKPLPMIRPAAPPTVNPQFPGNTASSNSRSGDKADNVLLDLLGAIFGGGNN; translated from the coding sequence ATGACCGAACCCAGACGGGGCAAGAGTAAACTTGTCGCGGAGCGCCGCTATCCTGCGAAAAAGCAGGCTCCAAAGGCACAGACCCAAAAGGCTGCGCCCCAAAAAGCCAAAGCGAAGAAACCCGCAAGATCGCGCAGATCGCCCCGCAAGGCCCCTTCGTCTTTGTTTATGCGCCTGTTTGGCGGGCTGTTCGGGTGGGTGTTCCGTCTGATTTGGATCGTGACATCGCGGGTCGCGTTGGTTGGCGCACTCGTGCTTGGGATTGCGGTGTTTTACATCTACACAACCCTGCCGCAGTTTTCCGACCTCTTGGACGGGCGCGCGCGCGGCTCAGTCACGCTTATGGACCGCAACGGCTCGGTCTTTGCATGGCGCGGCGAACAATTTGGTGGCCAAATCACCGCCGACACCGTGTCGCCCTATCTCAAAGAGGCCATTATCGCCACGGAGGACCGCAGGTTCTACAAACACTTCGGCGTCTCCCCACGCGGGGTTGCCTCTGCAATCAAGATCAACCTGTCCGAAGGCCGCAGTGCGCTCTCCGGTCACGGTGGATCGACGTTGACGCAACAAACGGCCAAGCTGTTGTGCCTCGGCGTGCCTTTTGATCCCAAAACGTGGAAAAATCAGACGGAATACGAAGCCGATTGCCGTCAGGGGTCTCTGACCCGCAAGATCAAAGAGGCTGTCTATGCGCTTGCAATGGAAGCGCGCTATTCCAAGGATGACATCCTTTCTATCTACATGAACCGTGCCTATTTGGGCGCGGGCGCAAACGGCTTTGAAGCCGCCGCACAACGGTATTTTGGTAAATCCGCAGCAGAGGTGAATATTGCAGAATCCGCCATGCTGGCGGGGCTTTTGACGGCACCGTCCCGTTACGCACCCACCAGCAATCTGGAGCGTTCTCAGGAGCGCGCGGGCATCGTGTTGTTGCTGATGAACCAACAGGGCTACATCACCGACGATGAACGCGCCTATGCCAAGGCCCACCCCGCCGAACTGTCCGATACCGCCGAAAAACGCGCGGGCGGGTATTTTGCCGACTGGGTGATGGGGGCAGGCCCGGACTTTTTGACCCGCGACACCACAGAAGATGTGGTGATCGACACGACCTTCGACCAGCGCATTCAAACGGCGGCGGAAGACGCGTTGACATGGGTGTTTGAAAACAAGGTGCGCGAAGGCTCCAAAGCCCAAGCCGCGATCATCGTCATGTCCGCAGACGGCGCCGTGCGCGCCATGGTGGGTGGTCGCAAACTCAAGGTCTCTGGTGCCTTCAACCGCGCGACTCAGGCCAAACGCCAACCCGGCTCCTCATTCAAACCCTTTGTCTATGCCACGGCGCTGGACATGGGTTGGTCCTACGACAGCCCGATTGTCGACGAACCTCTGACCCTTAGCATCCCCGGTTCCGGGCCGTGGTCGCCTCAGAACTATGACCGGAAATTCCACGGCACCGTGACGCTGACCGATGCACTGCGCCACAGCTACAACATCCCGGCGGTGAAACTCGCGATGGATGCGGGGCTGGAAAACGTGCGCACCGTGGCCGAAATGTTTGGCATCGAAAGCGATCTGGCCCAAGGCCCGGCTTTGGCGCTTGGCGCCTCGGAAACCACGCTTTTGGAAATGACCGGCGCTTATGCCGGGATTCTCAATGGCGGCTCTTCTGTGACACCCTATGGTCTCAAATCCCTGCGCCTGAAAGGCGATGACACGCCGTTGATGGGCCAAGATGGCGGGCTTGGCGAGCGGGTGATCACGCCCGAATCCGCGCAAGAGTTGATCTACATGATGTATAACGCGGTCCAATCCGGCACCGGCGAGCGGGCGCAAATTCCGGGTGTCGAAGTGGCGGGTAAAACCGGCACGACGCAGGCCGCGCGCGACGCATGGTTCATGGGCTTCACCGCCGATTATGTTGCGGGCGTCTGGATGGGCTATGATGACAACGCGCCTTTGACCGGGGTCACAGGCGGCGGTCTTCCGGCCGAAATTTGGCAAAAGACGATGGAAAAGGTGCAGGAGGGGCTTGAACCGAAACCCCTGCCAATGATCCGCCCTGCCGCACCGCCCACAGTCAATCCGCAGTTTCCGGGCAACACGGCCTCGTCCAACAGCCGCTCTGGTGACAAGGCCGACAATGTGTTGCTTGATCTGCTTGGGGCGATCTTTGGTGGTGGCAATAACTGA
- a CDS encoding MFS transporter, with amino-acid sequence MAKFALPNLNRGHLRRLPRGIWALGLVSLWMDISSEMIHALLPIYLVSVMGASMVTVGVIEGMAEAIAAITKLFSGALSDWLGKRKILAVIGYGLAAVTKPIFPLAPTIGWLIGARFIDRVGKGIRGAPRDALIADLAPAELRGASFGLRQTLDTIGAFLGPLIAVLLMWLTANNIPLVFWFAILPAFIAVTLLITLVPEPERSKDLPKVKSPLNLRDLRHLGAPFWSVVAVAAVFTLARFSEAFLILKAHAEGAPTGLIPIVLVVMNVFYALAAYPAGVLSDGTSRLRVLAIGMGLLIAADLTFAMMPGLIGVFAGLALWGVHMGFSQGVFSSLVADTAPTHLRGTAFGMLNLITGVAILLASVLAGLLWDTVGAQGTFLAGAALACVALVGLMPMHRMLHPA; translated from the coding sequence ATGGCAAAATTCGCCCTGCCCAACCTGAATCGCGGCCATCTGCGGCGTTTGCCGCGCGGGATTTGGGCGTTGGGACTGGTGTCGCTGTGGATGGATATTTCCTCCGAGATGATCCATGCGCTGTTGCCGATCTACCTGGTCAGTGTGATGGGGGCCTCGATGGTCACCGTCGGTGTGATCGAAGGCATGGCCGAGGCCATTGCGGCCATCACCAAACTGTTCTCCGGTGCGCTCAGCGATTGGTTGGGCAAGCGCAAAATCCTTGCTGTGATCGGTTATGGATTGGCCGCCGTGACCAAACCGATCTTTCCGCTGGCCCCAACCATCGGCTGGCTGATTGGCGCACGGTTTATTGACCGGGTGGGCAAGGGCATTCGCGGTGCGCCGCGTGATGCGTTGATCGCCGATCTGGCCCCTGCCGAGTTGCGTGGGGCCAGTTTTGGTCTGCGTCAGACGCTGGACACCATCGGCGCGTTCCTTGGCCCGCTCATCGCCGTTTTGTTGATGTGGCTGACCGCCAACAACATCCCTTTGGTGTTTTGGTTTGCCATTCTTCCGGCCTTTATCGCCGTCACCTTGCTGATCACTTTGGTCCCCGAACCCGAGCGCTCGAAAGACCTGCCCAAGGTCAAATCCCCGCTCAACCTGCGCGATCTACGCCATCTTGGTGCACCGTTTTGGAGTGTCGTCGCGGTGGCCGCAGTATTCACTTTAGCGCGGTTCAGCGAAGCATTTTTGATCCTCAAAGCCCATGCGGAAGGCGCACCCACTGGGTTGATCCCCATCGTCTTGGTGGTGATGAACGTCTTTTACGCACTGGCCGCCTACCCCGCTGGCGTACTGTCAGACGGCACCAGCCGCCTGCGGGTTTTGGCCATTGGCATGGGACTTTTGATCGCGGCGGATCTTACCTTTGCCATGATGCCCGGATTGATCGGCGTTTTTGCCGGACTTGCGCTTTGGGGCGTGCATATGGGATTTTCCCAAGGCGTGTTTTCAAGCCTCGTGGCCGACACGGCCCCCACCCATCTGCGCGGCACCGCCTTTGGCATGCTGAACCTGATCACCGGGGTCGCCATTTTACTGGCCAGTGTGCTCGCCGGTCTTTTATGGGACACAGTGGGGGCGCAAGGTACGTTTCTTGCGGGCGCAGCTTTGGCCTGTGTGGCGCTTGTTGGCCTGATGCCTATGCACCGGATGTTGCATCCCGCGTGA
- a CDS encoding MlaC/ttg2D family ABC transporter substrate-binding protein yields the protein MSNFSRNFGLSRRALLTSMAAVAVFPTAGFAFSAGQAEVLIDKVVGDINAIINSGKSEAAMYVDFERTLVRYADMPNISRSVIGPPARSASSAQMAAFTKAFQTYIARKYGSRFREFIGGKIEVNTTQKVNSIYDVRCTAILKGEPPFAISFIVADKSGKFIDLTIEGISLLKSERAEIGAKLDKVGGNIDKLTASLL from the coding sequence ATGAGTAACTTCTCGCGTAACTTTGGGCTGTCCCGTCGGGCGCTTTTGACCTCTATGGCGGCCGTTGCCGTTTTTCCGACGGCTGGGTTTGCCTTTTCAGCAGGTCAGGCAGAGGTGTTGATCGACAAGGTTGTGGGCGACATCAACGCCATCATCAATTCGGGTAAATCCGAGGCGGCGATGTATGTTGATTTCGAACGCACTTTGGTGCGTTACGCCGATATGCCAAATATTTCACGCTCCGTGATTGGCCCGCCAGCGCGGTCGGCCTCTTCGGCACAAATGGCGGCCTTCACCAAGGCGTTTCAAACCTATATCGCGCGCAAGTATGGCTCGCGCTTCCGCGAATTCATCGGTGGCAAGATCGAGGTCAACACCACGCAAAAGGTCAATTCGATCTATGACGTGCGCTGTACTGCGATTTTGAAAGGCGAGCCGCCTTTTGCGATTTCTTTCATCGTGGCCGACAAATCCGGCAAGTTTATCGACCTGACCATTGAGGGGATTTCTTTGTTGAAATCTGAGCGCGCTGAAATCGGCGCAAAACTTGATAAGGTTGGTGGTAATATCGACAAGCTGACGGCCTCTTTGCTTTAA
- a CDS encoding MlaA family lipoprotein: MIKFNVIRLAPVLIVALLAGCSGPNSVGGINDPYEETNRSWHDTNVALDRAVIKPVSTAYGTVVPDPLRKGLANVSDTLSIPGTVVNDVLQVQLGDAVHNTARFLVNATVGLAGLFDPATSMGLEPRDSDFGETLHRWGVGEGAYVVLPVYGPSTERDALGLVVDIALDPIGHVFGKPESSYKTGLKVAKLADTRYRYSDLYESLVYDSADGYAQMRLTYLDNRHYELGTPIGASDSAEGQATPYDIYEDFYE, from the coding sequence ATGATAAAATTCAACGTAATTCGCCTAGCGCCCGTTTTGATTGTTGCCCTGTTGGCCGGCTGTTCCGGCCCAAACAGTGTGGGCGGGATCAATGACCCCTACGAAGAAACCAACCGCAGTTGGCATGACACCAACGTGGCGCTGGACCGTGCGGTGATCAAACCGGTCTCAACGGCCTACGGCACGGTGGTGCCGGACCCGTTGCGCAAAGGTTTGGCGAATGTGTCTGATACGCTGTCGATCCCGGGCACAGTGGTCAACGATGTGTTGCAGGTGCAATTGGGCGATGCGGTGCACAACACGGCGCGCTTTTTGGTCAACGCGACCGTTGGACTCGCGGGCCTGTTTGATCCGGCGACCAGCATGGGGCTTGAACCGCGCGACAGTGATTTTGGCGAAACTCTGCATCGCTGGGGTGTGGGCGAGGGGGCCTATGTTGTCCTTCCGGTCTATGGACCCTCGACCGAGCGCGATGCTTTGGGCTTGGTTGTCGATATCGCACTGGACCCGATTGGACATGTGTTTGGCAAACCGGAAAGCAGCTACAAAACCGGGCTGAAAGTTGCGAAATTGGCCGACACACGCTATCGTTATTCGGACCTTTACGAGTCTCTCGTGTATGACAGCGCCGATGGCTATGCACAGATGCGTCTGACCTATCTGGACAATCGCCACTATGAGCTTGGGACTCCGATCGGAGCAAGCGACAGCGCCGAGGGTCAGGCCACACCCTACGATATTTATGAGGATTTCTATGAGTAA